A single genomic interval of Sinorhizobium garamanticum harbors:
- a CDS encoding SAM-dependent methyltransferase has protein sequence MFPLSHMMKSFIRKGRLTVIDADGKRHVFSGEPGPHVTMRLTDKRLYRSLVFNAELAAGEAYMDGTMRFEEGSTLRDFLTLFSINRLSLGSYPIQKVLRAIKMRFRKRQQANPKGKAQQNVAHHYDLGNDFYKLFLDENMLYSCAYFRSPDETLEAAQRNKLRLLAAKLCLKPGMRVLDIGCGWGDLALYLAALENVEVLGVTLSKEQQALASERARKAGMADRVRFELKDYRDVQGPFDRIVSVGMFEHVGVHHYDEFFKKLNALMPDDGLAVLHSIGHMSPPGMASPWLRKYIFPGAYSPALSEVFSVVEQNSLWVTDLEFLRVHYATTLAHWGKRFEEKRDEVIAMYDERFARMWEFYLISAEMMFRTGSQLVFHMQLSRSRDAAPIVRDYITDQQRAYLDQEKALSLVI, from the coding sequence ATGTTTCCACTGTCGCATATGATGAAGTCCTTTATCCGTAAGGGTCGCCTGACGGTGATCGATGCCGATGGCAAACGCCACGTCTTCTCCGGCGAGCCCGGGCCACACGTGACGATGCGGCTGACGGACAAGCGGCTTTATCGCAGCCTCGTCTTCAACGCCGAGCTCGCCGCCGGCGAAGCCTATATGGATGGCACGATGCGCTTCGAGGAGGGCTCGACGCTTCGGGATTTCCTTACGCTGTTCTCGATCAACCGGCTCTCGCTCGGTTCCTATCCGATCCAGAAGGTGTTGCGCGCGATCAAGATGCGTTTCCGCAAGCGCCAGCAGGCAAACCCCAAGGGTAAGGCCCAGCAAAACGTCGCTCATCACTACGACCTTGGCAACGATTTCTACAAGCTCTTCCTTGACGAGAACATGCTCTATTCCTGCGCCTATTTCCGCTCGCCCGACGAGACGCTGGAGGCGGCGCAGCGCAACAAGCTCAGGCTGCTCGCGGCGAAACTCTGCCTGAAGCCGGGCATGAGGGTGCTCGACATCGGCTGCGGCTGGGGCGATCTGGCGCTCTACCTGGCGGCGCTCGAGAATGTCGAGGTTCTGGGAGTGACGCTTTCGAAGGAGCAACAGGCGCTCGCTTCCGAGCGGGCTCGCAAGGCGGGCATGGCCGATCGCGTACGTTTTGAATTGAAGGATTACCGCGACGTTCAGGGCCCATTCGATCGCATCGTCTCGGTCGGCATGTTCGAGCATGTCGGTGTTCACCACTACGACGAGTTCTTCAAGAAGCTGAATGCGTTGATGCCGGATGACGGGCTCGCCGTGCTGCACTCGATCGGGCACATGAGCCCGCCCGGCATGGCAAGCCCGTGGCTGCGCAAATACATCTTCCCCGGCGCCTATTCGCCGGCGCTTTCCGAAGTCTTCTCGGTTGTCGAGCAAAACAGCCTGTGGGTGACCGATCTGGAATTCCTGCGCGTGCACTATGCGACGACGCTGGCGCACTGGGGCAAGCGCTTCGAGGAAAAGCGCGACGAGGTGATCGCGATGTACGACGAGCGCTTCGCCAGGATGTGGGAGTTCTACTTGATCAGCGCGGAGATGATGTTCCGCACCGGCAGCCAGCTCGTCTTCCATATGCAGCTTTCGCGTTCGCGCGACGCCGCCCCGATCGTGCGCGACTACATCACCGATCAGCAGCGCGCCTATCTCGACCAGGAAAAGGCGCTCAGCCTCGTGATCTGA
- the efp gene encoding elongation factor P, which translates to MVKVIASSVRKGNVLDVDGKLYVVLTAQNFHPGKGTPVTQVDMRRISDGVKVSERYRTTEQVERAFVEDREHTFLYEDGEGFHFMNPETYDQLVMSAEDIGDLKAYLQEGMAVMLSIHEGLAIAIDLPRHVVLEITETEPVVKGQTASSSYKPAVLSNGVRTLVPPHIQAGTRVVIATEDGSYVERAKD; encoded by the coding sequence ATGGTCAAGGTCATCGCTTCTTCTGTCCGCAAGGGCAACGTTCTCGACGTCGACGGTAAGCTCTATGTCGTGCTTACCGCACAGAACTTCCATCCGGGCAAGGGCACGCCGGTCACCCAGGTCGACATGCGCCGCATTTCCGACGGCGTGAAGGTTTCCGAGCGCTACCGCACGACCGAGCAGGTCGAGCGCGCTTTCGTCGAAGACCGCGAACACACGTTCCTCTACGAAGACGGCGAAGGGTTCCATTTCATGAACCCGGAAACCTACGACCAGCTCGTCATGTCGGCCGAAGACATCGGCGATTTGAAGGCCTATTTGCAGGAAGGCATGGCTGTGATGCTGTCGATCCACGAGGGCCTCGCGATCGCGATTGACCTGCCGCGTCACGTCGTCCTCGAAATCACCGAGACCGAGCCGGTCGTTAAGGGCCAGACGGCTTCTTCTTCCTACAAGCCGGCGGTTCTCTCAAACGGCGTGCGGACGCTCGTGCCGCCGCACATCCAGGCCGGCACCCGCGTCGTCATCGCGACGGAAGATGGCTCCTACGTCGAGCGCGCCAAGGACTGA
- the epmA gene encoding EF-P lysine aminoacylase EpmA yields MPHASPWWTPDVHADRRPFLIGRNRIQSALRRYFDERDFIEVDTASLQASPGNEAHLHAFATQALGHDGVAQPLYLHTSPEFACKKLLAAGEKRIACFAHVYRNRERGPLHHPEFTMLEWYRAGESYEALMRDCAQILALAAETTGTRSLSYHGRTTDPFLEPERLSLAEAFERFAGIDLLASIAGDGATDRDRLAAAMRISGLRVADDDTWADLFSRVLVEKVEPNLGFGRPTILDEYPTAEAALARPAARDRRVAERFELYACGVELANAFGELTDAAEQRRRFELEMAEKARVYGETYPLDEDFLSALAIMPEASGIALGFDRLVMLATGASRIDQVLWAPVAEANA; encoded by the coding sequence ATGCCGCATGCTTCTCCCTGGTGGACACCTGATGTCCATGCCGACCGGCGCCCATTTCTGATCGGGCGCAACCGGATCCAATCGGCGCTGCGGCGTTACTTCGACGAACGGGACTTCATCGAGGTCGATACGGCGAGTCTGCAGGCGTCCCCGGGCAATGAAGCCCATCTTCATGCCTTTGCAACGCAGGCGCTTGGCCATGACGGCGTCGCCCAGCCGCTTTATCTCCACACCTCGCCGGAATTCGCCTGCAAGAAACTGCTTGCCGCGGGCGAAAAGCGCATCGCCTGTTTTGCCCATGTCTACCGCAACCGGGAGCGCGGACCGCTGCACCATCCCGAATTCACCATGCTCGAATGGTACCGCGCCGGCGAGAGCTACGAGGCGCTGATGCGCGACTGCGCGCAAATCCTCGCGCTCGCCGCCGAGACGACAGGCACACGATCCCTCTCCTATCACGGCAGGACCACCGACCCGTTTCTCGAGCCGGAGAGGCTTTCCCTGGCCGAAGCCTTCGAGCGCTTTGCGGGCATCGACCTGCTCGCCTCGATCGCCGGGGACGGCGCGACGGATCGCGACCGGCTAGCCGCGGCCATGAGGATTTCGGGCTTGCGCGTTGCCGACGACGACACCTGGGCTGACCTCTTCAGCCGTGTGCTCGTGGAAAAGGTCGAGCCCAATCTCGGTTTCGGCCGGCCGACGATCCTCGACGAATATCCGACCGCCGAGGCGGCGCTCGCCAGGCCGGCGGCGCGAGACCGCCGCGTCGCCGAACGGTTCGAGCTCTATGCCTGCGGCGTCGAGCTTGCCAATGCCTTCGGCGAACTGACGGATGCCGCCGAGCAGCGCCGCCGCTTCGAACTCGAAATGGCGGAGAAGGCGCGCGTCTATGGCGAAACCTATCCGCTCGACGAAGACTTCCTGTCGGCTCTCGCCATCATGCCTGAGGCGAGCGGCATCGCTCTCGGCTTCGATCGCCTGGTGATGCTAGCGACGGGGGCTTCGCGCATCGATCAGGTGCTGTGGGCACCGGTCGCGGAGGCAAACGCATGA
- a CDS encoding lysine-2,3-aminomutase-like protein, with product MTAGRPIKTARELIDAGLIAPADEETVSRVASRYAVSISPAIADLIDRQDKSDPIARQFVPDAAELTLTPEERADPIGDGSRSPVTGIVHRYPDRVLLKAVHVCPVYCRFCFRREMVGPQGLGTLTPAELDAAIAYIADHSEIWEVILTGGDPLVLSPRRLSEIMERLGAIDHVRIVRFHTRVPVVEPERIDADLVAALKASGKATYVALHANHPRELTPEARAASARLIDAGIVMVSQSVLLKGVNDDATVLAELMRAFVETRIKPYYLHHPDLAPGTGHFRLSIEEGQKLVAALRGRISGLCQPTYILDIPGGYGKAVISASTIAAEGGGCYTVTDFRGNEHAYPPTAPRV from the coding sequence ATGACCGCCGGGCGCCCCATCAAAACGGCGCGCGAGCTCATCGACGCCGGCCTTATCGCGCCGGCGGACGAAGAGACGGTATCGCGTGTTGCGTCGCGCTATGCCGTTTCGATCAGTCCCGCCATTGCAGATCTCATCGACCGTCAGGACAAGAGCGACCCCATCGCCCGGCAGTTCGTGCCGGACGCGGCCGAGCTGACGCTCACGCCGGAAGAGCGCGCCGATCCGATCGGCGACGGTTCGCGCAGCCCGGTTACCGGGATCGTCCACCGCTATCCCGACCGCGTGCTGCTCAAGGCGGTGCACGTGTGCCCGGTCTATTGCCGCTTCTGTTTCCGCCGCGAGATGGTCGGGCCACAGGGGCTCGGCACGTTGACGCCTGCCGAGCTCGACGCTGCGATCGCTTACATTGCGGACCATTCCGAAATCTGGGAGGTGATCCTCACCGGCGGCGATCCACTGGTGCTTTCGCCCCGTCGGCTCAGCGAAATCATGGAGCGGCTCGGCGCGATAGACCATGTCAGGATCGTCCGCTTCCACACACGCGTGCCCGTCGTCGAACCGGAGCGCATCGATGCCGACCTCGTCGCGGCGTTGAAGGCGAGCGGCAAGGCGACCTATGTGGCGCTCCACGCCAATCACCCGCGCGAGCTGACGCCCGAGGCGCGTGCCGCTTCGGCCCGCCTTATCGACGCGGGCATCGTCATGGTCAGCCAGTCGGTGCTGCTCAAGGGCGTCAACGACGATGCGACCGTGCTCGCGGAACTGATGCGCGCCTTCGTCGAAACGCGGATCAAGCCCTATTACCTGCATCACCCCGATCTCGCCCCTGGCACCGGCCATTTCCGGCTGTCGATCGAGGAGGGGCAGAAGCTCGTCGCCGCACTTCGCGGCCGCATTTCCGGCCTTTGCCAGCCGACCTATATCCTCGACATCCCCGGCGGCTACGGCAAGGCCGTCATCAGCGCAAGCACGATCGCTGCGGAAGGGGGCGGCTGCTACACCGTCACCGATTTCCGCGGAAACGAACACGCCTATCCGCCTACAGCGCCGCGCGTCTGA
- a CDS encoding carboxymuconolactone decarboxylase family protein — MTDIKAVRYEQEIPDVLAALADVHTKMDSHGLDRTIHHLVQLRASQINRCGFCVKMHTKEARADGETSERLDRIIVWDQVGDFSAREKAALAWTEALTELEPRTDFATLRARLREHFSDNEISVITSTVAMINLWNRIQISRH, encoded by the coding sequence ATGACCGACATCAAAGCCGTGCGTTACGAACAGGAAATCCCGGATGTGCTCGCCGCGCTTGCCGACGTGCACACGAAAATGGACAGCCACGGCCTCGACCGGACGATCCACCACCTCGTCCAGCTTCGCGCCTCGCAGATCAACCGTTGCGGCTTCTGCGTGAAGATGCATACGAAGGAAGCCCGTGCCGACGGCGAGACGAGCGAACGGCTCGACCGCATTATCGTCTGGGACCAGGTCGGCGATTTCTCCGCGCGCGAAAAGGCCGCCCTCGCCTGGACCGAGGCTTTGACGGAACTCGAACCACGGACGGATTTCGCAACTCTGCGTGCTCGGCTTCGCGAGCACTTCAGCGACAACGAGATCAGCGTCATCACCTCGACCGTGGCGATGATCAATCTTTGGAACCGTATCCAGATTTCGAGGCACTGA
- the sigJ gene encoding RNA polymerase sigma factor SigJ, which translates to MVRNDKSGMFEEARPRLLGLAYRILGSRADAEDAVQDTFLKWQAADLSAIESPAAWLTTACTRRCLDLLKSAHRKRVDYVGAWLPEPIHTASDDNVEEKLALTSSLTTAFLLMLERLTPKERAAYLLHEIFGQPYDEIAETLGMQETAARKLVSRAKSNIGVVQTRHATPRERQDELLGAFRDAIHGGDIAGLSALLSADVKLTADGGGKAATVLGILSGKETVMAFIAERLTEYWSHYRWETAELNGGRGIVLRGDGDDVAATVSFGYDHDGRVADIFIVRNPDKLTHLDDATVH; encoded by the coding sequence ATGGTTCGCAACGACAAGAGCGGCATGTTCGAGGAGGCGCGGCCGCGCCTCCTCGGCCTCGCCTACCGCATTCTGGGTTCGCGTGCCGATGCCGAGGATGCGGTGCAGGACACGTTTCTTAAATGGCAGGCGGCCGATCTTTCCGCGATCGAAAGTCCGGCCGCCTGGCTCACCACCGCCTGCACCCGCCGCTGCCTCGATCTGCTCAAATCCGCCCACCGCAAACGCGTCGACTATGTCGGCGCGTGGCTGCCGGAACCGATCCACACCGCAAGCGACGACAACGTGGAGGAGAAGCTTGCGCTCACCTCCTCGCTCACGACCGCATTCCTGCTGATGCTCGAACGGCTGACGCCCAAGGAGCGGGCTGCCTATCTGTTGCATGAGATTTTCGGCCAACCCTATGACGAGATTGCCGAAACGCTCGGCATGCAGGAGACAGCCGCCCGCAAACTGGTCTCACGCGCGAAATCCAATATCGGTGTGGTCCAGACCCGACATGCGACACCGCGCGAACGGCAGGACGAACTCCTCGGCGCCTTCCGCGACGCCATTCACGGCGGCGACATCGCCGGTCTTTCGGCGCTGCTCTCGGCCGACGTGAAGCTCACCGCCGACGGAGGCGGCAAAGCCGCGACCGTGCTCGGCATCCTTTCCGGCAAGGAGACCGTCATGGCCTTCATCGCCGAGCGCCTGACCGAATACTGGTCGCACTACCGGTGGGAAACCGCGGAGCTCAACGGCGGACGCGGCATCGTCCTTAGGGGCGATGGCGACGATGTCGCCGCGACGGTTTCCTTCGGCTACGACCACGACGGCCGGGTCGCCGACATCTTCATCGTCCGCAATCCGGACAAGCTCACTCATCTTGACGACGCAACCGTTCATTGA
- a CDS encoding MFS transporter: protein MLDKTKNAAAASDAGWLTLFSGGNAIHSLVLSGGVALHALNIYIVTTVMPSVVRDIGGLDYYAWSTTLFVAASILGAALSARLLARAGAGGAYAVAALVFALGSLACALAPVMPLLLGGRAIQGFGGGLLYALAYGVIRMVFPATLWARAIGLISATWGTATLVGPAVGGVFAEYGAWRAAFWSLLPLTAVLAILALSTLPRTTSGARGPLPLTQLTLLIGIVLVLSVSGTLTATAEQIAGVSAALVLFAVLVASERRAAGRLLPQGTLSPRSPLAALYATIALAMIGMQPEIYVPYLLQELHGRSPLVAGYIAALMALGWTAGSMTSAHWEGGRARKTITAGPFFGLAGLLTIAAFMPIISAGFAAIAVPLCLGIAAVGFGIGLAWPHIVTAVYAAAPVGEEEKAAASITTIQLFAASLGAALAGMTANLAGIGEGTAQGASSAAIWLFGLFALAPALGIASARSASANRHIQNQEMH, encoded by the coding sequence ATGCTCGACAAGACCAAGAACGCCGCGGCCGCATCCGATGCCGGCTGGCTCACCCTTTTCTCCGGCGGAAACGCCATCCATTCGCTTGTGCTCAGCGGCGGCGTCGCGCTGCATGCGCTCAATATCTATATCGTCACGACCGTCATGCCCTCCGTCGTGCGGGACATCGGCGGGCTCGACTATTATGCGTGGAGCACGACACTTTTCGTTGCCGCGTCCATTCTCGGTGCGGCGCTTTCGGCGCGGCTGCTCGCTCGGGCCGGCGCCGGCGGCGCCTATGCCGTCGCTGCGCTGGTCTTCGCACTTGGCTCGCTCGCATGCGCCCTCGCACCCGTCATGCCGTTGCTGCTTGGCGGCCGCGCGATCCAGGGCTTCGGCGGCGGGCTTCTCTACGCGCTCGCCTATGGCGTCATCCGCATGGTCTTCCCAGCCACACTCTGGGCCCGCGCGATCGGGCTCATATCCGCCACTTGGGGCACGGCGACGCTCGTCGGCCCGGCCGTCGGCGGCGTGTTTGCCGAATATGGCGCGTGGCGGGCTGCCTTCTGGTCGCTGCTGCCCCTGACGGCGGTGCTCGCGATCCTCGCCCTCTCGACTCTGCCGCGAACGACATCGGGCGCGCGCGGTCCGCTGCCGCTGACACAGCTCACGCTTCTCATCGGCATCGTCCTGGTGCTTTCGGTGAGCGGAACCCTTACGGCGACTGCCGAACAGATCGCCGGCGTCAGTGCCGCGCTCGTTCTCTTTGCAGTGCTCGTCGCAAGCGAGCGCCGCGCGGCGGGGCGGCTGTTGCCGCAGGGCACGCTCAGCCCTCGCTCGCCGCTCGCGGCGCTCTATGCGACCATTGCATTGGCGATGATCGGCATGCAGCCGGAGATTTACGTGCCCTATCTGTTGCAGGAACTGCACGGGCGGTCTCCCCTCGTTGCCGGTTATATCGCCGCGCTGATGGCGCTCGGCTGGACGGCCGGCTCGATGACGAGCGCCCATTGGGAGGGCGGCCGCGCTCGCAAGACCATTACCGCCGGCCCGTTCTTCGGCCTTGCCGGCCTCCTGACGATCGCCGCTTTCATGCCTATCATCTCGGCTGGCTTCGCCGCGATCGCGGTGCCGCTATGCCTCGGGATCGCTGCAGTCGGCTTCGGCATCGGGCTCGCCTGGCCGCACATCGTCACGGCGGTCTATGCCGCGGCGCCCGTTGGCGAAGAGGAAAAGGCGGCAGCGTCGATCACGACGATCCAGCTCTTCGCCGCATCGCTCGGCGCCGCGCTTGCCGGCATGACAGCCAACTTGGCCGGCATTGGCGAGGGCACGGCGCAGGGCGCCTCCTCGGCCGCGATCTGGCTCTTTGGGCTCTTCGCACTGGCACCGGCCTTGGGCATTGCCTCTGCCCGCAGCGCAAGCGCAAACCGACATATACAGAACCAAGAAATGCATTAG
- a CDS encoding class I SAM-dependent methyltransferase codes for MSPERAMAPRSCFTGVKATPLITLQAKAEESVMPDSLLHDHFAAAALARIGEDLTHLKVGHDTTIAIATRAYLLDRWTEAFLDRHPDATVLHLGCGLDSRVFRLDPQPPVRWFDVDFPDVIAFRRRLYPCRENYAMIAASITSETWLCQCPADRPAMIVAEGVLPYLEQNEVPLLLRRLVGHLPLGEIAFDAYSRLMIWLLNFNPAIRATGADLHWAIDDPAELERQVPGLALVEDRCNWSGAEAARMSPPAQIALQMLEATPMLPPMGRLLRYRF; via the coding sequence ATGTCGCCGGAGAGAGCCATGGCGCCAAGGAGTTGCTTCACTGGCGTCAAGGCGACGCCGCTGATCACGCTTCAGGCGAAGGCGGAGGAGAGCGTCATGCCCGACTCTCTCCTCCACGACCATTTCGCCGCCGCCGCGCTCGCCCGCATCGGCGAGGATCTTACGCACCTGAAGGTCGGTCACGACACGACGATCGCGATCGCCACGCGGGCCTATTTGCTCGATCGCTGGACCGAAGCCTTTCTCGACCGGCACCCTGATGCGACCGTGCTGCATCTCGGTTGCGGTCTCGACAGCCGCGTCTTTCGCCTCGATCCACAGCCGCCTGTGCGTTGGTTCGATGTCGATTTTCCGGACGTCATCGCGTTCAGGCGGCGTCTTTACCCCTGTCGAGAGAACTACGCGATGATTGCGGCTTCGATCACCAGTGAAACGTGGCTTTGCCAATGTCCAGCCGATAGGCCGGCGATGATCGTTGCCGAGGGGGTGCTACCCTATCTGGAGCAGAATGAGGTGCCGCTGCTTCTGCGTCGGCTCGTCGGCCATTTGCCGCTCGGCGAGATCGCCTTCGATGCCTATAGCCGGCTGATGATCTGGCTGCTGAACTTCAACCCCGCGATCCGCGCGACCGGCGCCGACCTTCATTGGGCAATCGACGACCCGGCGGAACTCGAGCGGCAGGTACCGGGCCTGGCGCTCGTGGAGGACCGCTGCAACTGGAGCGGGGCCGAGGCGGCGCGTATGTCGCCCCCTGCGCAGATCGCGCTCCAGATGCTCGAGGCAACGCCGATGCTGCCGCCGATGGGGCGCCTGCTTCGCTATCGATTTTGA
- a CDS encoding OmpA family protein, translated as MIKKCAILAIAAVYLSGCTTTDPYTGEQKMSNTAGGALIGAGLGAATGLLVGGSAAGRRDAALVGAGIGALGGGLIGNYMDQQEAELRAQLQGTGVSVTRAGDRIILNMPSNITFATDRDQVIPPFYPTLDSVAVVLRKFNRTLIDVDGHTDSTGSAAHNQGLSERRAASVANYLGSRGIDQRRISTMGYGMERPIASNATEAGRAQNRRVEISIAPIKQG; from the coding sequence ATGATCAAGAAATGCGCCATCCTGGCCATTGCGGCCGTTTACCTTTCCGGATGCACCACCACCGATCCCTACACGGGCGAGCAGAAGATGTCGAATACGGCAGGCGGTGCGCTGATCGGTGCGGGCCTTGGCGCCGCAACCGGCCTTCTGGTCGGCGGCAGTGCCGCGGGGCGGCGTGATGCCGCGCTTGTCGGCGCCGGTATCGGCGCGCTCGGCGGCGGCCTCATCGGTAACTACATGGACCAGCAGGAAGCGGAACTGCGTGCCCAGCTGCAGGGCACCGGCGTTTCGGTCACGCGTGCGGGCGACCGCATCATCCTCAACATGCCGTCGAACATCACCTTTGCGACCGATCGCGATCAGGTAATCCCGCCCTTCTACCCGACGCTCGATTCTGTCGCGGTCGTGCTGCGCAAGTTCAACCGGACGCTGATCGACGTCGACGGCCACACCGATTCGACCGGCAGCGCCGCCCACAACCAGGGTCTCTCCGAGCGCCGCGCAGCTTCGGTTGCCAACTATCTCGGCAGCCGCGGCATCGACCAGCGGCGCATCTCTACCATGGGCTATGGCATGGAACGGCCGATCGCATCGAATGCCACCGAGGCGGGCCGTGCGCAAAACCGCCGCGTCGAAATCTCGATCGCCCCGATCAAGCAGGGCTGA
- a CDS encoding exopolysaccharide biosynthesis protein, whose amino-acid sequence MAIEFGDTERSLSDTLNDMIASIRGSTITLRELMIGIGEHGFLLLCALLTLPFLIPVSIPGVSTVFGAAIILISLAITLNRLPWLPQRILDRQIETEKLVPTLKKGAALVSKLDRFVRPRLRFLTQGVVMNRFNGLMIMAGGVLLMFPLGLIPLSNTLPGIAILLLSLGIIQRDGLMVAGGYLFLIATTIYFAVLAYVALAAGQGLSSFFVS is encoded by the coding sequence ATGGCGATCGAGTTCGGCGACACGGAACGCAGTCTCAGCGACACGCTGAACGACATGATCGCCTCGATCAGAGGCAGTACGATCACGCTGCGCGAGCTTATGATCGGAATCGGCGAGCACGGCTTTCTGCTGCTTTGCGCGCTTCTGACGCTACCGTTTTTGATTCCCGTTTCGATTCCGGGCGTCAGCACCGTGTTCGGCGCGGCAATCATCCTTATCTCGCTGGCGATCACCCTCAATCGGCTGCCCTGGCTGCCGCAACGCATCCTTGATCGGCAGATCGAAACCGAAAAGCTCGTGCCGACGCTCAAAAAGGGAGCCGCGCTCGTCTCCAAGCTCGATCGCTTCGTGCGGCCGAGACTGCGCTTCCTGACGCAGGGCGTCGTCATGAACCGCTTCAACGGGCTGATGATCATGGCCGGCGGTGTGCTGCTGATGTTTCCGCTCGGGCTGATCCCGCTGTCGAACACGCTGCCCGGCATCGCGATTCTGCTGCTTTCGCTGGGCATCATCCAGCGCGACGGCCTGATGGTGGCCGGGGGCTATCTTTTCCTTATCGCGACCACGATCTATTTCGCCGTTCTCGCCTATGTGGCCCTTGCCGCCGGCCAAGGACTCTCTAGCTTCTTCGTTTCCTGA
- a CDS encoding NAD-dependent epimerase/dehydratase family protein, whose product MASVLIVGGAGFIGSHVVVRCLEAGHDVHVLARPQTSLHRLQEVQGKIQLHRLHLDEHEALQRCFAEAKPDCVFHLAVSTRRKEEPRLGDAFGSVKEDLLGLLSIIAAAAEARPAPRIFIRAGSLAAYGRAPTPHAEWQRERPSTTYAAGLVSGAHYVEALQPRLPFPVITARLSLIYGPSQSEEFLIPSLIRRSLAGERFTVRRPSERRDLLFVDDAVDALHRLSETPARGGSIVNIASGHAPTMRETALAILAATGADPALVDFHPADRSGDVDLCPSPVLAEELIGWKARVPLQQGIEQTVAWWKQSLAASPG is encoded by the coding sequence ATGGCAAGCGTGTTGATCGTCGGCGGCGCCGGCTTCATCGGGTCGCATGTGGTGGTGCGCTGTCTGGAAGCCGGGCACGACGTCCACGTGCTGGCTCGTCCTCAGACGAGCTTGCACCGTCTTCAGGAGGTGCAGGGGAAGATCCAACTTCACCGTCTGCACCTCGACGAGCATGAAGCTCTTCAGCGCTGCTTTGCAGAGGCAAAGCCCGATTGCGTCTTTCATCTTGCCGTATCGACCAGGCGCAAGGAGGAGCCGAGACTCGGTGATGCCTTCGGGAGCGTCAAGGAGGATTTACTCGGCCTCTTGTCGATAATCGCTGCAGCGGCAGAAGCGCGCCCGGCACCGCGGATCTTCATTCGTGCAGGGTCCCTGGCAGCCTACGGGAGAGCGCCCACTCCGCATGCGGAGTGGCAACGAGAAAGGCCGAGCACGACCTATGCCGCGGGGCTGGTATCCGGTGCGCATTACGTCGAGGCGCTGCAACCGCGGCTTCCTTTTCCGGTCATCACGGCGCGGCTTTCACTCATCTACGGGCCTTCCCAGTCGGAGGAGTTCCTCATTCCCTCGTTGATTCGACGCTCCCTTGCCGGCGAACGCTTCACCGTGCGCCGCCCTAGCGAGCGTCGCGATTTGCTTTTCGTCGACGACGCGGTCGATGCCCTGCACCGTCTTTCAGAAACTCCGGCGCGCGGCGGATCGATTGTCAACATCGCCTCGGGCCATGCGCCGACCATGCGGGAGACAGCCCTGGCGATCCTCGCTGCAACCGGCGCCGACCCGGCACTTGTCGACTTCCATCCCGCCGACAGATCAGGAGACGTCGACCTGTGCCCGTCGCCGGTCCTGGCAGAAGAACTCATCGGCTGGAAAGCCCGTGTCCCCTTGCAGCAAGGTATTGAACAGACCGTCGCCTGGTGGAAACAGTCGCTTGCGGCCAGCCCGGGTTAG
- a CDS encoding GNAT family N-acetyltransferase, whose translation MPEINIRVLCEEETRAALPALADILSDCVEGGASVGFMQPFAPKDALPFWDAVCASVARDETVLIVADVDGRVVGTVQLGVATMPNQPHRADIKKLLVHRDARGLGLARRLMEKAEAEAARRGRRVLVLDTATGEPAEVIYERFGWLRAGVVPDYALMPDGRYCSTTFFYKHLVLSEIA comes from the coding sequence ATGCCTGAGATAAACATCCGCGTGCTCTGCGAAGAAGAAACCCGCGCCGCTCTGCCGGCGCTTGCCGACATCCTTTCCGATTGCGTCGAGGGTGGCGCGTCGGTCGGGTTCATGCAGCCTTTCGCGCCGAAGGATGCCTTGCCTTTTTGGGACGCGGTTTGCGCCTCCGTCGCCCGAGACGAAACGGTGCTGATCGTTGCCGATGTCGACGGCCGGGTGGTCGGTACCGTGCAACTCGGCGTCGCTACGATGCCCAACCAGCCACACCGCGCCGACATCAAGAAACTGCTCGTCCACCGGGATGCGCGTGGCCTCGGTCTTGCGCGCCGGCTGATGGAGAAAGCGGAAGCCGAAGCAGCGAGGCGCGGCCGCCGCGTGCTCGTGCTCGACACGGCCACCGGTGAGCCGGCGGAAGTGATCTATGAGCGCTTCGGCTGGCTGCGCGCCGGCGTTGTCCCCGACTATGCGCTGATGCCGGACGGCCGCTATTGCAGCACGACCTTCTTCTACAAGCATCTCGTGCTGTCTGAAATTGCGTAG